The following proteins come from a genomic window of Sorghum bicolor cultivar BTx623 chromosome 3, Sorghum_bicolor_NCBIv3, whole genome shotgun sequence:
- the LOC8069613 gene encoding wall-associated receptor kinase 3 codes for MVPAAALMLVLQLFSLASAAQSGNVGPPPTCPSSCGNLSVPYPFGIGASCSLPGFNLTCDRTRHPPRLLVGDGALQIVEISLANSTVRALYTAGAVNINFSTSATSVDGSGTWSGGLGAASDSPYVVSEWRNQLVVTGCNVQGTLLGGSGNVITGCSSFCSIDDKWTGAVVTTPDEGATACSGIRCCETPIPIGRPSYNVQFKYLDVENTGLLPVAVRIAEHGWFDSVAAQMLNNSVRDSTLGTPVPVVLDWAVASTPIVPGTPAADAAGNSSCPSDAARSACRGSHSACHNVTNNYRTGYVCRCQNGYDGNPYLSSGCQDINECEVPGNCFGICTNTDGSYECRCPRGASGNPYVEHGCIKSSLGLSIGLGVGSGAGLLVLVLGAVFVTRRIKHRRARMLKQKFFKQNRGHLLQQLVSQKADIAEKMIIPLIELEKATNNFDKARELGGGGHGTVYKGILSDQHVVAIKKSKVAIQREIDEFINEVAILSQINHRNVVKLFGCCLETQVPLLVYEFIPNGTLYDHLHVEGPATLSWECRLRIATETARALAYLHMAVSFPIIHRDIKSHNILLDGSMIAKVSDFGASRCIPTYNTGISTAIQGTFGYLDPMYYYTGRLTEKSDVFSFGVVLIELLTRKKPYSYRSPKDDGLVAHFTALLSEGNLVHVLDPQVIEEAGEQVGEVAAIAASCVKMKAEDRPTMRQVEMTLESIQAPVQNVVQRTGTRICDEKQKAVMYPLVEGTSKQESSRQYSLEEEYLLSARYPR; via the exons ATGGTTCCGGCAGCGGCGCTGATGCTAGTTCTGCAGCTCTTTTCCTTGGCTTCAGCAGCTCAGTCCGGAAACGTAGGCCCGCCGCCGACCTGCCCATCCAGCTGCGGCAACCTGAGCGTGCCGTATCCATTCGGCATCGGCGCCAGCTGCTCCCTCCCTGGCTTCAACCTCACCTGCGACCGAACGCGCCACCCGCCGCGGCTGCTGGTCGGAGATGGCGCCCTCCAGATCGTGGAGATCTCTCTGGCCAACTCCACGGTCCGGGCCCTGTACACAGCGGGCGCCGTTAACATCAACTTCAGCACATCGGCCACATCCGTCGACGGCAGCGGCACCTGGAGCGGCGGCCTCGGCGCTGCCAGTGACAGCCCGTACGTGGTCTCAGAGTGGCGCAACCAGTTGGTTGTCACAGGGTGCAACGTTCAGGGGACGCTGCTCGGGGGCAGCGGCAACGTCATCACCGGCTGCTCCTCCTTCTGCTCCATCGACGACAAGTGGACCGGCGCCGTGGTAACCACCCCTGACGAGGGCGCCACCGCGTGCTCCGGCATCCGCTGCTGCGAGACGCCCATCCCCATTGGCCGCCCGTCCTACAACGTCCAGTTCAAGTACCTGGACGTTGAGAACACGGGTTTGCTACCTGTGGCAGTGCGCATCGCCGAGCATGGTTGGTTTGACAGTGTCGCCGCGCAAATGCTGAACAACTCAGTGAGGGATTCCACGCTCGGGACGCCGGTTCCAGTGGTACTGGACTGGGCGGTGGCGTCGACCCCAATAGTCCCGGGAACGCCTGCTGCGGATGCCGCCGGCAACTCGTCCTGCCCCTCGGACGCGGCGAGGAGCGCCTGCCGCGGCAGCCACAGCGCCTGCCATAACGTCACCAACAACTACCGGACTGGCTACGTGTGCCGCTGCCAGAACGGCTACGACGGCAACCCCTACCTGTCCAGCGGATGCCAAG ATATCAATGAGTGCGAAGTCCCGGGGAATTGTTTCGGTATATGTACAAACACGGACGGATCGTACGAGTGCCGGTGCCCACGCGGTGCTAGTGGTAACCCATACGTGGAACATGGCTGCATCAAATCTTCTCTAG GGCTGAGTATTGGCCTTGGAGTTGGCAGCGGGGCAGGTCTTTTGGTGCTGGTACTCGGTGCTGTCTTTGTGACTCGTAGGATTAAGCATCGCAGGGCAAGAATGCTGAAGCAGAAGTTCTTCAAGCAGAACCGTGGACATTTGTTGCAACAATTGGTGTCTCAAAAGGCTGATATCGCTGAGAAGATGATCATCCCCTTGATAGAGCTGGAAAAAGCCACAAATAATTTTGACAAAGCTCGTGAGCTTGGCGGAGGTGGACATGGTACTGTCTACAAGGGCATTCTATCTGACCAGCATGTTGTCGCAATAAAAAAGTCAAAAGTGGCAATCCAAAGAGAGATTGATGAGTTTATTAATGAGGTAGCTATTCTCTCTCAAATCAATCATCGAAATGTCGTAAAACTCTTTGGATGTTGCCTTGAGACACAAGTGCCACTATTGGTTTACGAATTCATTCCAAATGGTACTCTTTATGATCATCTTCATGTTGAAGGACCAGCAACATTATCATGGGAGTGTAGGCTGAGAATTGCAACGGAAACCGCTAGAGCACTAGCCTACCTTCACATGGCTGTGTCATTCCCTATAATCCACAGAGATATCAAGTCCCATAATATTCTTTTAGATGGCTCAATGATAGCAAAAGTGTCCGATTTCGGAGCTTCAAGATGCATTCCCACGTACAACACTGGGATTTCAACTGCTATCCAAGGAACATTTGGATACTTAGATCCTATGTACTACTACACTGGAAGACTCACTGAGAAGAGTGATGTTTTTAGCTTTGGCGTTGTTCTTATAGAGCTGCTGACTAGGAAAAAGCCCTACTCCTATAGATCACCTAAGGATGATGGTCTTGTTGCACATTTCACGGCATTGCTCTCGGAAGGCAATTTGGTCCATGTACTTGATCCTCAGGTCATAGAAGAGGCAGGTGAACAAGTGGGGGAAGTAGCTGCAATAGCAGCATCATGTGTCAAAATGAAAGCAGAGGATCGACCGACCATGAGACAGGTGGAGATGACCCTTGAAAGCATTCAAGCACCCGTACAAAACGTTGTGCAACGTACAGGTACAAGGATATGTGATGAGAAACAGAAGGCTGTCATGTATCCATTAGTGGAGGGTACAAGCAAGCAGGAGTCAAGTAGACAGTATAGTCTTGAAGAAGAGTACCTCTTGTCAGCAAGATACCCGCGATAG